The following are encoded together in the Arcticibacterium luteifluviistationis genome:
- a CDS encoding zinc-binding dehydrogenase, protein MNSIAVVNYSSKKGSVEIREVPKPIIGEDDVLLEVANVGVCGSDLHQWTADHSWHVNYPVVLGHEFGGHIIEVGKRVKGWEEGARVVSETAAIINPTSPLSRQGLYNLDPDRKGFGYGVNGAMTKYVKVPARCLHVVPDNLPFEQACLTEPCSVAYSAVVMNSNIRPGDRVVVLGPGTIGILCAAMAQLCGADVALVGLPGDVKRLEIAKQYGFDTIIGDALPWATAADGLGADVIIDAAGVSATLKIAMDLVRPNGQITKVGWGPQPLNFSIDPLVQKNVRLQGSFSHNWPIWEKVLALLTSGKLDVKPIIGGVWTTSNWHEAFEQMHSGAVIKSVLKPD, encoded by the coding sequence ATGAACTCTATTGCAGTTGTTAATTATTCTTCCAAAAAAGGAAGTGTTGAAATAAGAGAAGTACCTAAACCTATCATTGGCGAAGACGATGTGTTATTAGAAGTGGCAAACGTTGGTGTTTGTGGCAGTGATTTACACCAATGGACGGCAGACCATAGCTGGCATGTTAACTATCCGGTGGTTTTAGGACATGAATTTGGTGGGCATATCATAGAAGTAGGTAAAAGAGTGAAAGGCTGGGAAGAAGGAGCCCGAGTGGTAAGTGAAACCGCCGCCATTATCAATCCAACTAGCCCGCTATCCAGACAAGGCCTTTATAACCTAGACCCAGACCGAAAAGGTTTTGGCTATGGTGTAAATGGAGCCATGACAAAATATGTCAAAGTACCCGCTAGGTGCCTACACGTAGTGCCTGACAACTTACCTTTTGAACAAGCCTGTTTGACAGAACCATGCTCGGTAGCTTATAGTGCTGTAGTAATGAACTCCAACATACGCCCAGGTGATCGTGTAGTGGTTTTAGGACCAGGCACTATCGGTATTCTTTGTGCAGCCATGGCACAGCTTTGTGGTGCAGATGTAGCTTTGGTAGGTTTGCCAGGAGATGTGAAAAGACTGGAAATAGCTAAGCAATATGGCTTTGATACTATTATAGGTGACGCTTTACCATGGGCCACTGCGGCAGATGGACTAGGAGCAGATGTAATTATTGATGCCGCTGGAGTAAGTGCAACGTTAAAAATCGCAATGGATTTGGTTCGCCCAAATGGACAGATTACGAAAGTAGGTTGGGGACCACAGCCATTGAATTTTTCTATAGACCCATTGGTGCAGAAAAATGTTAGGCTGCAAGGAAGCTTTAGTCACAACTGGCCTATCTGGGAGAAGGTTTTGGCTCTTTTGACCAGCGGTAAGTTAGACGTAAAGCCTATCATAGGCGGAGTATGGACTACCTCAAATTGGCATGAAGCCTTTGAGCAAATGCACAGTGGAGCTGTTATCAAAAGTGTTTTAAAACCAGATTAA
- a CDS encoding SDR family NAD(P)-dependent oxidoreductase yields MRLANKVILITGGYTGIGKAIAQKAVKEGAKVLVNGLDEKFGLELVKDLGTENATNLTIDITKKEAPKLLIEHVIQKFGKLDCIVNNAAQIVSSTIQNTHSEFLIDILKTNTVAPLAIIREALPYLEKTKGCVLNIGSINAWGGEPDLLAYSISKGALMTMTRNLGDSLFRENGVRVNQINPGWVLTENEQNKKKAEGMKDDWYKDIPAIFAPAKRLFSPEEIAAAATFLLSNECGPISAQVIDLEQFPLIGRNLPKNWQGSHN; encoded by the coding sequence ATGCGTTTAGCGAACAAAGTAATTTTAATAACTGGTGGCTACACGGGTATTGGCAAGGCTATTGCCCAAAAAGCAGTAAAAGAAGGTGCCAAGGTTTTGGTAAATGGTCTAGACGAAAAGTTTGGTCTAGAACTAGTTAAAGATTTAGGGACAGAAAACGCCACGAATCTAACTATAGACATCACAAAAAAAGAAGCACCCAAACTACTGATTGAACACGTCATTCAAAAATTTGGAAAACTGGATTGCATCGTAAATAATGCCGCCCAAATTGTATCTTCAACCATACAAAACACCCATTCTGAATTCCTTATTGATATTCTTAAAACCAATACCGTAGCCCCTCTAGCTATAATTCGAGAGGCTTTACCCTATCTTGAAAAAACAAAAGGCTGTGTTTTAAACATAGGCTCTATCAATGCATGGGGTGGTGAACCGGATTTATTGGCCTACAGTATTTCAAAAGGTGCATTGATGACCATGACTAGGAATTTAGGCGACAGCCTTTTTAGAGAAAATGGCGTCCGTGTTAATCAAATTAATCCAGGTTGGGTATTAACAGAAAACGAACAGAATAAGAAAAAGGCGGAAGGCATGAAAGATGATTGGTATAAAGATATACCAGCAATTTTTGCCCCTGCAAAACGTCTTTTTTCTCCGGAAGAAATAGCGGCTGCCGCTACTTTTTTGCTTTCCAACGAATGTGGCCCCATCAGTGCTCAAGTAATCGATTTAGAACAATTCCCTTTAATAGGGCGTAATCTTCCTAAAAACTGGCAAGGTTCGCATAATTAA